Proteins encoded together in one Marinithermus hydrothermalis DSM 14884 window:
- the hisS gene encoding histidine--tRNA ligase, producing the protein MIRAVKGTYDLYGSKLHAHRYIIDTARKVLESAGALEIQTPVFEETRVFEKGVGASTDIVRKEMYSFTDRGGRHLTLRPEGTAGIVRAYLEHGMKVWPSPVKLWMAGPMFRAENVQRGRQRQFHQVDFEALGLEDPIVDAEAIALMVEVLRALGLTGLEVKLGSVGDPEDRERYNAYLREVLEPYRSELSEDSQERLELNPMRIVDSKSAQDQEVLRRAGVRPMLEFLGEAARAHFEAVKRHLDRLGVPYTVDPTIVRGLDYYVRTAFEIHHARIGAQSALGGGGRYDGLSELLGGPRVPGVGWAFGVERIALALEEEGLTPPRPSGPDLYLVPLDEAAVAEALELATRLRPQARVEFAYAPRRVTKGIKEAEKRGARFVGLIGEGERARGVVAVKDLASGVQVEVPPSEVLSVIRGGTR; encoded by the coding sequence GTGATTCGCGCGGTTAAGGGTACCTACGACCTGTACGGCTCCAAACTCCACGCGCACCGCTACATCATCGACACCGCCCGCAAGGTGCTCGAGTCCGCCGGGGCTTTGGAGATCCAGACCCCGGTCTTCGAGGAGACCCGCGTCTTCGAGAAGGGCGTGGGGGCCTCGACCGACATCGTGCGCAAGGAGATGTACTCCTTCACCGACCGCGGCGGCCGGCACCTGACCTTAAGGCCGGAAGGCACCGCGGGCATCGTGCGCGCCTACCTCGAGCACGGCATGAAGGTCTGGCCGAGCCCGGTCAAGCTCTGGATGGCCGGCCCCATGTTCCGCGCCGAGAACGTGCAGCGCGGGCGTCAACGCCAGTTCCACCAGGTGGACTTCGAGGCGCTCGGGCTGGAGGATCCGATCGTGGACGCGGAGGCCATCGCGTTGATGGTTGAGGTGCTGCGCGCCCTGGGGCTCACGGGCCTCGAGGTCAAGCTCGGCTCGGTCGGGGATCCGGAGGACCGCGAGCGGTACAACGCGTACCTGCGGGAGGTTCTCGAGCCTTACCGCTCGGAGCTTTCCGAGGACTCCCAGGAGCGGCTCGAGCTGAACCCCATGCGTATCGTGGATTCGAAGAGCGCGCAGGACCAGGAAGTCCTGCGGCGGGCCGGGGTGCGGCCGATGCTGGAGTTTTTGGGCGAGGCGGCGCGGGCGCACTTCGAGGCGGTAAAGCGGCACCTGGACCGCCTGGGGGTGCCGTACACGGTGGATCCCACGATCGTGCGGGGCCTGGATTACTACGTGCGCACCGCGTTTGAGATTCACCACGCGCGGATCGGCGCGCAGTCCGCGCTGGGGGGTGGCGGTCGGTACGACGGGCTTTCCGAGCTGTTGGGCGGGCCGCGCGTGCCGGGCGTGGGGTGGGCGTTCGGCGTGGAGCGGATCGCGTTGGCCCTCGAGGAGGAAGGCCTGACTCCACCGCGCCCTTCGGGGCCGGATCTGTACCTGGTGCCGCTGGATGAGGCCGCGGTGGCGGAGGCCCTCGAGCTCGCCACGCGGCTGCGCCCCCAGGCGCGGGTGGAGTTCGCGTACGCGCCGCGCCGCGTGACCAAGGGCATCAAGGAGGCGGAGAAGCGCGGGGCGCGGTTCGTGGGGTTGATCGGCGAGGGGGAGCGCGCGCGCGGCGTGGTCGCGGTGAAGGACCTCGCGAGCGGCGTGCAGGTTGAGGTGCCCCCGAGCGAGGTGCTGAGCGTGATCAGGGGAGGTACGCGGTGA
- the aspS gene encoding aspartate--tRNA ligase: MKRTHYCGELTRAHVGERVTLEGWVNRRRDLGGLIFVDLRDRAGLVQVVVPPESPAFAEADRVRGEYVVRVSGTVRERPADQVNPRLATGEVEVLAEAVTVLAEAKTPPFAVDAGWRGEADPTDRVNEDLRLKYRYLDLRRKGMQDKLRLRHRVIKAIWDFLDREEFIQVETPFLTRSTPEGARDFLVPSRLEPGRFYALPQSPQLFKQMLMIAGVDRYFQIARCFRDEDLRADRQPDFTQLDLEMSFVDVEDVLELNERLVAHVFREALGVEVPTPFPRLAYREAMNRYGSDKPEIGFGLELVDATEAFRASEFRAFRSVVEAGGVVKALVCPRELSRKEVAALEEEAKRHGAKGLAWAKVTPEGPAGGIAKFLPADLAQTLGAEPGATLLFVADCWETAVKALGAVRLELGRRLGLIPEEGFRFLWVVDFPLLEWDEEAGRWTYMHHPFTSPVEADLEYLETDPGRVRAKAYDLVLNGTEVGGGSIRIHRVDVQRRMFQALGIGEAEAREKFGFFLEALEYGAPPHGGIAWGLDRMLALMAGAASIREVIPFPKNQSGRDPLTDAPAVVAPEQLAELGIRVVEE; the protein is encoded by the coding sequence GTGAAACGCACGCACTACTGTGGTGAGTTGACTCGAGCGCACGTGGGGGAGCGCGTCACGCTCGAGGGGTGGGTGAACCGCCGGCGGGACCTGGGGGGGTTGATCTTCGTGGACCTCAGGGACCGCGCGGGGCTCGTGCAGGTGGTGGTGCCGCCCGAGAGTCCCGCGTTCGCTGAGGCGGACCGGGTGCGCGGCGAGTACGTGGTGCGCGTCAGCGGCACCGTGCGCGAACGGCCGGCCGATCAGGTGAACCCCCGGCTGGCCACCGGGGAGGTGGAGGTGCTCGCGGAGGCGGTGACCGTCCTCGCTGAGGCGAAGACCCCGCCGTTCGCGGTGGACGCGGGGTGGCGGGGCGAGGCGGACCCGACGGACCGGGTGAACGAGGATTTGCGCCTCAAGTACCGGTACCTGGACCTGCGGCGTAAGGGCATGCAGGACAAGCTCCGCTTGCGCCACCGGGTGATCAAGGCCATCTGGGATTTCTTGGATCGGGAGGAGTTCATTCAGGTCGAGACCCCCTTCCTGACGCGCAGCACGCCCGAAGGCGCGCGGGATTTCCTGGTGCCGTCGCGCCTCGAGCCCGGCCGGTTCTACGCGCTGCCGCAGTCCCCGCAGTTGTTTAAGCAGATGCTGATGATCGCGGGGGTGGACCGGTACTTCCAGATCGCGCGGTGCTTCCGGGATGAGGACCTGCGCGCGGACCGCCAGCCGGACTTCACGCAGCTGGACTTGGAGATGAGTTTCGTGGACGTGGAGGACGTCCTCGAGCTGAACGAGCGGCTCGTGGCGCACGTCTTCCGGGAGGCGCTCGGGGTTGAGGTGCCCACGCCGTTCCCGCGCTTGGCGTACCGCGAGGCGATGAACCGGTACGGTTCGGACAAGCCGGAGATCGGGTTTGGCCTCGAGCTGGTGGACGCGACCGAAGCCTTCCGGGCCTCGGAGTTCCGCGCGTTCCGGAGCGTGGTGGAGGCGGGCGGCGTGGTGAAGGCCCTGGTCTGCCCGCGGGAGCTGAGCCGCAAGGAGGTCGCGGCCCTGGAGGAGGAGGCTAAACGCCACGGCGCGAAGGGCCTCGCGTGGGCCAAGGTCACGCCGGAGGGCCCCGCTGGGGGGATCGCGAAGTTCCTCCCCGCGGACCTCGCGCAGACGCTCGGGGCGGAGCCGGGCGCGACCTTGCTCTTCGTGGCGGACTGCTGGGAGACCGCGGTGAAGGCTCTCGGCGCGGTGCGCCTCGAGCTCGGCCGGCGGCTTGGATTGATCCCCGAGGAAGGCTTCCGGTTCCTGTGGGTGGTGGACTTCCCGCTCCTGGAGTGGGACGAGGAGGCCGGCCGCTGGACGTACATGCACCACCCCTTCACCTCGCCGGTCGAGGCGGACCTCGAGTACCTCGAGACGGACCCGGGCCGCGTGCGGGCCAAGGCGTACGACCTGGTGTTGAACGGCACCGAGGTGGGGGGCGGCTCGATCCGCATCCACCGGGTGGACGTGCAGCGGCGCATGTTCCAGGCGTTGGGGATCGGCGAGGCTGAGGCGCGGGAGAAGTTCGGGTTTTTCCTCGAGGCCCTGGAGTACGGGGCGCCGCCTCATGGGGGGATCGCGTGGGGGTTGGACCGCATGCTCGCTTTGATGGCGGGGGCGGCCTCGATCCGGGAGGTGATTCCCTTCCCCAAGAACCAGTCGGGGCGGGATCCCCTGACCGACGCGCCGGCGGTCGTCGCGCCGGAGCAGCTGGCTGAGCTGGGGATTCGGGTGGTGGAGGAATGA
- a CDS encoding PhzF family phenazine biosynthesis protein, producing the protein MKLPYLLVDAFTETPGTGNRAAVILDARGMSWEEMMRVAQRLAAPAEHERKSLEAVFVTHWEGPAFWVRFFTATREIEFAGHAAIALGLTLVREGRVPEGTRFVYLKTAVDTVPIEIEYQDGVPYRAIMRAPAPRFRDVPPWRTVEEVTEVLGANERYLHRGLPVGIAFTGLWSLFVPFVAPGLVDELEPDMARLTALCARLDVATVHAYAPLGPRTFYARDFAPALGIPEDPVTGSANGALAALLARAGVVPRREGSVEIQVLQGHRLGVPGTVRVRVNYGATGEPYAVYVGGGAVLAHAGVLED; encoded by the coding sequence ATGAAGCTGCCGTACCTCTTGGTGGACGCCTTCACCGAGACGCCGGGGACCGGGAACCGCGCGGCGGTCATCCTGGACGCGCGGGGCATGAGCTGGGAGGAGATGATGCGGGTCGCGCAACGCCTCGCGGCGCCCGCGGAGCACGAGCGGAAGAGCCTCGAGGCCGTGTTCGTGACGCACTGGGAGGGGCCGGCGTTCTGGGTGCGGTTTTTTACCGCGACGCGGGAGATCGAGTTCGCGGGGCACGCCGCGATCGCGCTCGGGCTCACGTTGGTGCGCGAGGGGCGTGTGCCGGAAGGCACGCGGTTCGTGTACCTCAAGACGGCGGTGGACACGGTCCCGATCGAGATCGAGTACCAGGACGGCGTGCCGTACCGCGCGATCATGCGCGCGCCCGCCCCGCGGTTTCGGGACGTGCCCCCGTGGCGGACGGTGGAGGAGGTCACGGAGGTGCTGGGCGCGAACGAGCGGTACCTGCACCGGGGTCTTCCGGTCGGCATCGCGTTCACTGGGTTGTGGTCGTTGTTCGTGCCGTTCGTGGCGCCGGGGTTGGTGGACGAGCTCGAGCCGGACATGGCGCGGCTCACGGCGCTTTGCGCGCGGCTGGACGTGGCCACGGTGCACGCGTACGCGCCGCTCGGGCCACGCACCTTCTACGCGCGGGATTTCGCGCCGGCCCTCGGCATCCCGGAGGACCCAGTGACAGGGTCGGCGAACGGCGCGCTCGCGGCGCTTTTGGCCCGCGCGGGCGTGGTGCCGCGCCGCGAGGGGTCGGTGGAGATCCAGGTGCTGCAAGGGCACCGCCTGGGCGTGCCGGGCACGGTGCGGGTGCGCGTGAACTACGGCGCGACGGGCGAGCCGTACGCGGTGTACGTGGGGGGCGGTGCGGTGCTGGCGCACGCGGGCGTGCTCGAGGACTAA
- the aceB gene encoding malate synthase A, translating to MPEVTTSGIEVRGAPLPEAREVLTPEALAFVAALQREFGEAREALLAARAARQAALDAGEMLDFLPETRSVREANWRVADCPEDLRDRRVEITGPAERKMMINALNSGANAFMADLEDALAPTWGNVVRAQKNLIDAVRRRLEYTSPEGKVYRLKERLATLIVRPRGWHLEEKHVWVDGRPVSASLFDFGLFFYHNAQALLERGSGPYFYLPKLEGHREARLWNEVFNFAQDRLGIPRGSVRATVLIETLPAAFEMEEILYELKEHAAGLNAGRWDYIFSCIKRLRASAPLFPDRAQVTMTVPFMRAYTELLVRTCHKRGAHAIGGMAAFVPSRKRPEVNAQAFAKVREDKEREASQGFDGTWVAHPDLVPVAREAFDQRLGERPHQKDNLREDVRVTAQDLLDFRVPEGRITEEGLRNNVSVALQYLNAWLSGTGAVAIHHLMEDAATAEIARAQLWQWVHRGAVLADGRAVTPALYRQVREEELTGLGGPEIGRYREAAEVLDRLVLNQKFHEFLTLVAYEYLE from the coding sequence ATGCCGGAAGTGACGACGAGCGGGATCGAGGTTCGCGGCGCGCCCCTTCCGGAGGCCCGGGAGGTGCTGACCCCGGAAGCCCTGGCCTTCGTGGCGGCGCTGCAGCGGGAGTTCGGCGAGGCCCGCGAGGCCCTCCTCGCCGCGCGCGCGGCGCGCCAAGCTGCGCTCGACGCTGGCGAAATGCTGGACTTCCTCCCGGAGACCCGGTCCGTGCGCGAGGCGAACTGGCGGGTGGCGGACTGCCCCGAGGACCTGCGGGACCGGCGCGTGGAGATCACCGGCCCCGCGGAACGCAAGATGATGATCAACGCCCTCAACTCCGGAGCGAACGCCTTCATGGCCGACCTCGAGGACGCCCTCGCCCCCACCTGGGGGAACGTGGTGCGGGCCCAGAAGAACCTGATCGACGCGGTGCGGCGCCGGCTCGAGTACACGAGCCCGGAGGGGAAGGTGTACCGGCTTAAGGAGCGGCTCGCGACCCTGATCGTCCGGCCGCGCGGCTGGCACCTCGAGGAAAAGCACGTGTGGGTGGACGGGAGGCCCGTCTCGGCCAGCCTGTTCGATTTCGGGTTGTTCTTTTACCACAACGCTCAAGCGCTCCTGGAGCGAGGCTCGGGCCCGTACTTCTACCTGCCGAAGCTCGAGGGGCACCGGGAGGCCCGGTTGTGGAACGAGGTGTTTAACTTCGCGCAGGACCGCCTGGGCATCCCGCGCGGCAGCGTACGCGCGACCGTCCTCATCGAGACGTTGCCCGCCGCGTTCGAGATGGAGGAGATCCTCTACGAGCTCAAGGAGCACGCCGCGGGGCTGAACGCCGGGCGCTGGGACTACATCTTTAGTTGCATCAAGCGCCTGCGCGCCAGCGCCCCCCTCTTCCCCGACCGCGCCCAGGTCACGATGACCGTGCCGTTCATGCGGGCGTACACCGAACTCTTGGTGCGCACCTGCCACAAGCGCGGCGCGCACGCGATCGGCGGCATGGCGGCCTTCGTGCCCAGCCGCAAACGCCCCGAGGTGAACGCGCAGGCCTTCGCGAAGGTCCGCGAGGACAAGGAGCGCGAGGCCTCCCAGGGGTTCGACGGCACCTGGGTGGCGCACCCGGACCTCGTGCCCGTCGCTCGTGAGGCGTTCGACCAACGGTTGGGGGAACGCCCCCACCAAAAGGACAACCTCCGCGAGGACGTGCGGGTCACGGCGCAGGACCTCCTCGACTTCCGCGTGCCAGAGGGCCGGATCACCGAGGAAGGCCTGCGCAACAACGTGAGCGTGGCCCTGCAGTACCTGAACGCCTGGCTTTCCGGGACCGGCGCGGTCGCCATCCACCACCTCATGGAGGACGCGGCCACCGCCGAGATCGCCCGCGCGCAGCTGTGGCAGTGGGTGCACCGCGGCGCGGTCCTCGCTGACGGCCGCGCGGTAACCCCGGCCCTGTACCGGCAGGTGCGCGAGGAGGAGTTAACGGGCCTCGGCGGCCCGGAGATCGGCCGGTACCGGGAGGCCGCGGAGGTCCTGGACCGGCTGGTGCTGAACCAGAAGTTCCACGAGTTCCTGACGCTCGTGGCTTACGAGTACCTCGAGTAA
- the aceA gene encoding isocitrate lyase, whose translation MQEAQALARSWREDARWQGIRRTYTAEEVVRLRPSIQVEYTLARRGAERLWELMQTRPYVHTFGALTGAQAVQMVKAGLEAIYVSGWQVAADANLAHQTYPDQSLYPANSVPTLVRRINNALMRADQLHRAEGQSEIDWYAPIVADAEAGFGGPLHAFELTKAMIEAGAAGVHFEDQLAAEKKCGHLGGKVLVPTSQFIRTLQAARLAADVLGVPTVLIARTDALAATLITSDVDEYDRPFLTGERTPEGYYRVKNGLEAAIARALAYAPYADLLWFETSTPDLEEARRFAEAIHREFPGKLLAYNCSPSFNWRKFLGEAEIARFQKELGAMGYKFQFITLAGWHLLNYHTFDLARRYKREGMPAYVALQQAEFAAEEAGYTATRHQREVGTGYFDQVLLTITGGQAATAALVGSTEAEQFH comes from the coding sequence ATGCAGGAAGCTCAAGCTCTGGCGAGATCCTGGCGTGAGGACGCGCGCTGGCAAGGCATCCGGCGGACCTACACGGCCGAGGAGGTGGTGCGCCTTAGGCCCTCGATCCAGGTGGAGTACACCCTGGCGCGCCGCGGGGCCGAGCGGCTCTGGGAACTCATGCAGACCCGGCCGTACGTGCACACCTTCGGGGCCCTGACCGGCGCGCAGGCCGTGCAGATGGTCAAGGCGGGCCTCGAGGCGATCTACGTCTCGGGCTGGCAGGTCGCGGCGGACGCGAACCTCGCCCACCAGACCTACCCGGACCAGAGCCTGTACCCGGCGAACTCGGTGCCGACCCTGGTGCGGCGCATCAACAACGCCTTGATGCGCGCGGACCAGCTGCACCGCGCCGAGGGGCAAAGCGAGATCGACTGGTACGCGCCGATCGTGGCGGACGCTGAGGCGGGGTTCGGCGGGCCGTTGCACGCCTTCGAGTTGACGAAGGCCATGATCGAGGCGGGCGCGGCCGGCGTGCATTTCGAGGACCAGCTCGCCGCGGAGAAGAAGTGCGGCCACCTGGGCGGCAAGGTGCTCGTGCCCACCAGCCAGTTCATCCGCACGCTGCAGGCCGCGCGCCTCGCGGCGGACGTGCTCGGGGTGCCCACCGTCCTGATCGCGCGCACCGACGCGCTCGCCGCGACCCTCATCACCTCCGACGTGGACGAGTACGACCGGCCGTTCCTCACGGGGGAACGCACCCCGGAGGGGTACTACCGCGTAAAGAACGGCCTCGAGGCGGCCATCGCCCGCGCCCTGGCGTACGCGCCGTACGCGGACCTCCTGTGGTTCGAGACCAGCACCCCGGACCTGGAAGAGGCCCGGCGGTTCGCGGAAGCGATCCACCGGGAGTTCCCCGGGAAGCTCCTCGCGTATAACTGCTCGCCGTCCTTCAACTGGCGGAAGTTCCTGGGAGAGGCGGAAATCGCGCGCTTCCAGAAGGAGCTCGGCGCGATGGGGTACAAGTTCCAGTTCATCACGCTGGCCGGCTGGCACCTCTTGAACTACCACACCTTCGACCTGGCGCGCCGCTACAAGCGCGAGGGGATGCCGGCGTACGTGGCGCTCCAGCAGGCCGAGTTCGCCGCGGAGGAAGCCGGGTACACGGCCACGCGCCACCAGCGCGAGGTGGGCACCGGGTACTTCGATCAGGTGCTGCTCACCATCACGGGCGGCCAGGCCGCGACGGCCGCGCTGGTGGGCTCGACCGAGGCCGAGCAGTTCCACTAA
- a CDS encoding HAD family hydrolase: MIRLILVDVDGTLFGPNGVPDCAWEAAAAARARGVHLAVCTGRPGRGRALEYARRLDPEGLHIFESGAVILRGDGRVVRREALPLPAYHRLVDLSRTYALPLEAYTADGRYAYERTAEAIRVHERMLGFTGERTDLHALAGRAAVVRAQWVTPRTQAWQAARREVARMAGVELHEATSPGMPGVVFASVTKSGVSKLDAARWVAAQYGLGLHQVAMVGDGWNDLELIQAAGLGVAMGGAPREVKAAADRVVGSVDECGLAEAIRLALAAEGIG, from the coding sequence ATGATTCGCCTGATCCTCGTGGACGTGGACGGCACGCTGTTCGGCCCGAACGGGGTCCCGGACTGCGCTTGGGAGGCCGCGGCCGCCGCCCGAGCGCGCGGGGTGCACCTCGCGGTCTGCACCGGCCGGCCCGGGCGCGGCCGGGCCCTCGAGTACGCCCGAAGGCTGGACCCCGAGGGGCTGCACATCTTCGAGTCGGGCGCCGTGATCCTCCGCGGGGACGGCCGGGTGGTGCGGCGCGAGGCCCTGCCCCTCCCGGCGTACCACCGGCTGGTGGACCTCTCCCGGACGTACGCCCTGCCCCTCGAGGCCTACACGGCGGACGGGCGCTACGCCTACGAGCGCACCGCGGAAGCGATCCGCGTGCACGAGCGCATGCTGGGGTTTACCGGGGAGCGCACGGACCTGCACGCCCTCGCGGGACGGGCCGCCGTGGTGCGCGCCCAGTGGGTCACGCCCCGCACCCAAGCCTGGCAGGCGGCGCGCCGGGAGGTGGCGCGAATGGCTGGGGTTGAGCTGCACGAGGCCACCAGCCCCGGGATGCCCGGCGTGGTCTTCGCTTCGGTCACCAAGTCCGGCGTGAGCAAGCTCGATGCGGCCCGCTGGGTGGCGGCCCAGTACGGGCTGGGCCTCCACCAGGTCGCCATGGTCGGGGACGGGTGGAACGACCTCGAGCTCATCCAAGCGGCGGGGTTGGGCGTCGCGATGGGCGGCGCGCCCCGGGAGGTGAAGGCCGCCGCGGACCGCGTGGTGGGGAGCGTGGACGAGTGCGGCCTGGCCGAGGCCATCCGGCTGGCGCTCGCGGCGGAAGGGATTGGGTAA
- the asnS gene encoding asparagine--tRNA ligase, giving the protein MQRAVIEHIARYEGQEVLLRAWLVNRRSKGKIHFLILRDGTGFLQATVFKGEVDEETFERADHLPQETALEVRGLVKADARAPGGYEIAVRGLRVIHTPTEEYPITPKEHGIEFLMDRRHLWLRHRRPWAVLRIRDEIERAIHDFLHERGFIRFDAPILTPNAVEGTTDLFEVELFDGDKAYLSQSGQLYAEAGALAFGRVYTFGPTFRAERSKTRRHLLEFWMVEPEVAFMTHEENMQLQEDLVSYLVGRVLENRRTELEVLGRDVSRLEPAANGNYPRITYTEAVQLLEEVAKEDPDLEPIPWGEDFGAPHEAAISRRFDRPVIVEKYPAAVKAFYMEPDDADPRLVKNNDMLAPEGYGEIIGGSERIHDPELLRRKIREHNLPESVFDWYMDLRRFGSVPHAGFGIGLERTVAWICGLQHVREAVPFARMYTRMRP; this is encoded by the coding sequence ATGCAACGAGCGGTGATCGAGCACATCGCCAGGTACGAGGGGCAGGAGGTCCTCCTGCGCGCCTGGCTGGTGAACCGGCGCAGCAAAGGCAAGATCCACTTCCTCATCCTGCGTGACGGCACGGGGTTCCTCCAAGCCACGGTCTTCAAGGGCGAGGTGGACGAGGAAACCTTCGAACGGGCGGACCACCTACCCCAGGAGACGGCCCTCGAGGTGCGCGGCCTGGTGAAGGCCGACGCGCGCGCGCCCGGCGGGTACGAGATCGCGGTGCGCGGCCTCCGGGTGATCCACACTCCCACGGAGGAGTACCCCATCACGCCCAAGGAGCACGGGATCGAGTTCCTCATGGACCGGCGGCACCTGTGGCTCCGGCACCGCCGCCCCTGGGCCGTCCTCCGCATCCGCGACGAGATCGAGCGCGCCATCCACGACTTCCTGCACGAGCGGGGGTTCATTCGCTTCGACGCGCCCATCCTCACGCCGAACGCGGTCGAGGGCACCACGGACCTCTTCGAGGTCGAGCTTTTTGACGGGGACAAGGCCTACCTCTCCCAGTCCGGGCAGCTCTACGCCGAGGCCGGCGCGCTCGCGTTCGGGCGGGTGTACACCTTCGGCCCCACCTTCCGCGCCGAGCGCAGCAAGACCCGCCGGCACCTCCTCGAGTTCTGGATGGTGGAGCCCGAGGTGGCCTTCATGACCCACGAGGAGAACATGCAGCTGCAGGAGGACCTCGTGAGCTACCTGGTGGGGCGGGTCCTCGAGAACCGCAGGACCGAGCTCGAGGTCCTGGGGCGGGACGTCTCGCGGCTCGAGCCGGCCGCGAACGGGAACTACCCGCGCATCACGTACACGGAGGCCGTCCAGCTCCTGGAGGAAGTGGCGAAGGAGGACCCGGACCTCGAGCCGATCCCGTGGGGGGAGGATTTCGGCGCGCCGCACGAGGCCGCGATCTCGCGGCGGTTCGACCGGCCGGTGATCGTCGAGAAGTACCCCGCGGCGGTGAAGGCCTTTTACATGGAGCCGGACGACGCGGACCCGCGGCTGGTGAAGAACAACGACATGCTCGCGCCGGAGGGGTACGGGGAGATCATCGGGGGGTCCGAGCGCATCCACGACCCGGAGTTGCTGCGGCGGAAGATCCGCGAGCACAACCTGCCCGAGTCGGTCTTCGATTGGTACATGGACCTCCGGCGGTTCGGTTCGGTACCGCACGCGGGGTTCGGGATCGGGCTGGAACGCACCGTGGCCTGGATCTGCGGGTTGCAGCACGTGCGCGAAGCGGTGCCGTTCGCGCGGATGTACACGCGCATGCGTCCCTAG
- the pdxT gene encoding pyridoxal 5'-phosphate synthase glutaminase subunit PdxT, giving the protein MKIGVLALQGDFREHKQMLEALGVEAVEVRLPKHLTGVHGLIAPGGESTTIGKLAAEYGLDEAIRERYACGELAVWGTCAGAIWMAQEIIGYPDQPRLGLMPIAVRRNAYGRQVESFEEDLEIQGLDRPFHAVFIRAPVIERVGEGVEVLARHGDRVVFVQQDRLWASSFHPELTGDTRLHARFVELARG; this is encoded by the coding sequence GTGAAGATCGGCGTTCTTGCACTCCAAGGCGATTTCCGTGAGCACAAGCAGATGCTCGAGGCCCTCGGGGTCGAGGCCGTGGAGGTCCGGCTGCCCAAGCACCTCACCGGCGTGCACGGCCTCATCGCGCCCGGCGGGGAGTCCACCACGATCGGCAAGCTCGCCGCGGAGTACGGCCTGGACGAAGCCATCCGCGAGCGGTACGCCTGCGGGGAGTTGGCCGTCTGGGGCACCTGCGCCGGCGCGATCTGGATGGCTCAAGAGATCATCGGCTACCCCGACCAGCCCCGCCTCGGCCTCATGCCCATCGCAGTGCGGCGCAACGCGTACGGCCGCCAGGTGGAGTCCTTCGAGGAGGACCTGGAGATCCAGGGGCTCGATCGTCCCTTCCACGCGGTCTTCATCCGCGCGCCCGTCATCGAGCGGGTGGGGGAGGGGGTGGAGGTCCTCGCCCGGCACGGGGACCGCGTGGTCTTCGTGCAGCAGGACCGGCTCTGGGCGAGCAGCTTCCACCCCGAACTCACCGGGGACACGCGATTACACGCGCGGTTCGTGGAGCTGGCGCGCGGCTAG
- the pdxS gene encoding pyridoxal 5'-phosphate synthase lyase subunit PdxS, with protein sequence MEKGTLRVKTGFAEMFKGGVIMDVTTPEQAVIAEEAGACAVMALERVPADIRAQGGVARMSDPKIIKEIMAAVSIPVMAKVRIGHFVEAMILEAIGVDFIDESEVLTPADDEHHIDKWSFKVPFVCGARDLGEALRRIGEGAAMIRTKGEAGTGNVIEAVRHARTMMKQIRHVQSLRPDELMAYAKEIQAPYELVKYVHEHGRLPVVNFAAGGVATPADAALMMHLGMDGVFVGSGIFKSGDPKKRARAIVRAVTHYNDPEVLAEVSEDLGEPMVGINLDTLREEERLAKRGW encoded by the coding sequence ATGGAAAAAGGAACGCTGCGCGTCAAGACCGGTTTCGCCGAGATGTTCAAGGGCGGGGTGATCATGGACGTGACCACCCCGGAGCAGGCCGTGATCGCCGAGGAGGCCGGGGCCTGCGCGGTCATGGCCCTCGAGCGGGTGCCCGCGGACATACGCGCCCAAGGCGGCGTGGCCCGCATGTCGGACCCCAAGATCATCAAGGAGATCATGGCCGCGGTCTCCATCCCCGTGATGGCCAAAGTGCGGATCGGGCACTTCGTCGAAGCCATGATCCTCGAGGCGATCGGCGTGGACTTCATCGACGAGTCCGAGGTGCTGACCCCGGCGGACGACGAGCACCACATCGACAAGTGGAGCTTCAAGGTGCCGTTCGTGTGCGGCGCGCGGGACCTGGGCGAGGCGCTGCGCCGCATCGGTGAGGGCGCCGCGATGATCCGCACCAAGGGCGAGGCCGGCACCGGGAACGTGATCGAGGCCGTGCGCCACGCCCGCACCATGATGAAGCAGATCCGTCACGTGCAGAGCCTGCGGCCGGACGAGCTGATGGCCTACGCGAAGGAGATCCAAGCGCCTTACGAGCTCGTGAAGTACGTGCACGAGCACGGCCGGCTCCCGGTCGTGAACTTCGCCGCGGGGGGCGTGGCCACGCCGGCGGACGCGGCCCTCATGATGCACCTGGGCATGGACGGCGTCTTCGTCGGCTCCGGGATCTTCAAGTCCGGGGACCCCAAGAAGCGCGCTCGGGCGATCGTGCGTGCGGTCACGCACTACAACGACCCCGAGGTCCTCGCGGAGGTAAGCGAGGACCTGGGCGAACCGATGGTGGGCATCAACCTGGACACCCTCCGTGAGGAGGAACGCCTGGCCAAACGCGGCTGGTAA